GCAGAAGGCCGCATTGCCCTGCATTTGGGCTGGAGCCACAAGGCCCGCGCGGCAGATGATCTGTTGCGGAAATGTGTGGCCTGGACCTGGCGGGTGAAACTGAGCCTGTCGAGCGAGCGCGACTTGTTTGCGCGTTTGCGTGAAAGCGCCGAAGGCGTCGCGATCAAGGTGTTTGCCGACAACCTGCGGGATCTGTTGCTGGCCGCTCCGGCCGGACCCAAGGCGGTGATGGGACTCGATCCGGGCATCCGGACCGGGGTCAAGGTGGCGGTGGTGGATGTCACGGGCAAGCTGGTCGACACAGCCACGGTTTTCCCCCACGAACCCCGCCGCGACTGGGATGGCGCCTTGCATACGCTGGCGCTGCTGGCCCGCAAGCATGGCGTGAGCCTGATTGCGATCGGCAACGGCACGGCGAGCCGCGAAACCGACAAGCTCGCCGCTGACCTGATCAAGATGCTTGAGAAGGCCGGACAAACAGGCGTTCAGAAGGTGGTGGTGAGCGAGGCCGGCGCATCGGTGTATTCGGCCAGCGAATTCGCTTCCCAGGAAATGCCCGATGTGGATGTGAGCCTGCGCGGCGCGGCCAGTATTGCGCGGCGGCTGCAAGACCCGTTGGCCGAGCTGGTGAAGATCGACCCCAAGAGCATTGGTGTGGGCCAGTATCAGCACGATGTGAACCAGAGTGAGTTGGCACGCACGCTGGAGACCGTGGTGGAGGACTGCGTGAACGGCGTGGGAGTGGACCTGAATACGGCCAGCGTGCCGTTGCTGTCCCGGGTGTCGGGTTTGTCGGGCAGCGTGGCGAAAGCCGTGGTGCACTGGCGGGAAACCCACGGGGCTTTCAAAAGCCGCAAGCAACTGATGGATGTGGCTGGGCTGGGCGCCAAAACCTTTGAACAAAGCGCAGGCTTCCTGCGCATCCGCGGCGGCGAGAACCCGCTGGACATGACGGGGGTGCATCCCGAGACCTATTCGGTGGTCGAGCAGATCATCGAAAAAACGGGGCAGCCTGTGGCCGCACTCATGGGCCGTGCAGACATGTTGAAGGCGCTGCGTCCCGAGTTGTTTGCCAATGAGAAGTTTGGCGTGATCACGGTGAAAGACATTCTGGTCGAGCTGGAAAAGCCGGGCCGCGATCCGCGCCCGGACTTTCAGGTGGCGCGCTTCAACGACGGGGTCGATGACATCAGCGACCTGCGCGAAGGCATGATTCTGGAAGGCACGGTGAGCAACGTGGCCCAGTTTGGCGCCTTCATCGATCTGGGGGTGCACCAGGATGGTCTGGTGCATGTGAGCCAGTTGGCCAACAAGTTTGTCAATGATGCCCGTGAGATCGTGAAAACGGGTGACATCGTGAAGGTCAAGGTGATGGAGGTGGATGTGGCGCGCAAGCGCATTGGGCTGTCCATGAAGCTGGATGCCACGGCGCCAAGGCGTGAAGCCGGGGCGGCCCGCGACAACCGGTTCGAGCCTGCCCGTCAGGGCCACGGCGGTGGGCGATCTGGCGGGCAAGCGCCTCAAGCGGCTTCGGCCATGGCGTCGGCATTTGCCAAGCTGCAGCAACCCAAATCCTGAAGGGTTGGAGCGGTTGTCGAAATAGAGGCAAAAAAGCCCTCAAGTTCGGGCTTTAGAGGTCGAAAAACCCACTAGAACAGCGGTAGTGTTTGGACCCGCTGATCCCGAAAAAGGGGTTTTGTCATGATCAATATTGCTTCCAGTCAACCGGTTCACTGGCCGGTTTCACCAACGGCCGTGGCGGTTGCACCCGTCTCTGCGGTGACGTCGGTGAAACCTGCCCAGCAGTCGCCGCGTGAGGGCCAGTCGGGCCTGGGGTCCGATCGCCGGGCCCAGACCCACGCGTCTCCAGGCCTGAATCCCAAGAAGACGCCGGATCAGGAGGGGCATACGCCGGCCTCTGACGCAGCGCCGATTCTGCCGCGAGACAAACCCAAGGACGGTCAGGCGCCCAGCGCCACCCAGTCGCAAGAGGACCCCAAACAACAGGCTCGGGATGCGCAGGCTGCCCAAGATGAGCGCTCTGCGCAAAAGCAGAAGCTGCTGGATGTGCTGTCCAGCGTCTGGAAGGCCAGTGCTGCGGTAGTGGAAAACGCGCTTGGACGATCCGGTGAAAGCGTTGACGGGACGGGGCTGGACCAAGCTCAGAAACAGGCGGCTCAACCGGCTGCTCCGCCGGTCAGGCTATTGGGTGCGCCAGCATCTGACTCTCCTGACGGGCGTGTTGATCAGGCGGCCACAGAGCCCGCCGTGGCCTACACCGAGCAAGGTGCCAGCGAATGGAATGCGCTGGAGTTGGGGCGGCTGGTCAACAAGCGAGCCTGAGGGATTTCGGGCAAGACGGATGAAAAAATGGGGGTGGTTGCCTTGTCGCAACCGCCCCCATTTTTGCGTGGTGTTGCTTATTCGGCGGCCGTCAGGCTGAAACGGGAGATGGCCTTTCTTGTGAGTGCCGCTTCGCGCAAGACTTGCTGACCCAGTTCGCCATCGATAGGGTCCTCGGTTTGCATGGCGAGGTACTCGATCTGTGTGGAAGTGGCCACCATGGAACGAAACCCCATCAACATGGCCGTGCCCTTGAGTTTGTGGGCGTTGTAGCCAATCGCGGCGCGGTCGCCGTCAATGATGCACTGCGCCAGTACATGCGCGGTTCCATCGGGGCCATCGAACACGGTCTTGAGCAATTCGTCAAGAGAATCCGGCGGCATCAGTTGCAGGATTTCTTCATATGACTCGCTGTCGATCAGGGCGTTGATGGGCTGCTCGGCATCGGGCAAGTGCACCGGCGCCTCGTATGAGGAAAAAGGAAGGACGCTGGCAAGCGGCGCGGTGGCTTCGGGGACTTCGTCACCCCGGGCGCCGAAATCGGGCAGGGAACACCGGGCAATCGCGCTTTGCAATTCCTTGACTTGCAAGGGTTTGCTGACAAACTCGTTGACACCCACTTCGCGTGCGCGCTTGCGGGTGTCATTGACCACATCGGCCGTCACCAGGATGATGCTGATATGAGACCGGGGCCCCTCAAGTGCGCGGATGGCCTGGGTCGTGGCCAACCCGTCCAGCACGGGCATGTGGTAGTCCAGCAGCACCAGATCAAACGCCTGTTGATCGAGCAGTTTCAGCGCTTCCTGCCCGTTCTCGCAGAAAGTGGCTTCATGGCCCATCTTCTGCAGCAGGATATTCATGTACTTGAGGTTGATGGGGTGGTCTTCCGCCACCAGAATGCGCAACCTGGGCGAAGACCCCAGGTCGGCCCCGATGGTGGCGTGTGTGGGCGGCGGAGTGGTCGCTGTCAGCTTCAGCGTCGCAGTGAACACCGAACCAGAGCCCAGGCTGCTTTGCACGGCGATGTCGCCTCCCATCATTCGGGCCAGGTTGCGCGAAATTTCAAGGCCCAGACCGGTGCCCCCCATGCGCCTGCGCGGGGTGTCGTCGGCCTGATAGAAGCGGGTAAACAATTGCTTCTGGGCTTCCGCGGTCATGCCAACGCCAGTATCGCGCACCGTGAACAGGATCCCTGACTGCCCCTTTGGATCGAGCGCAAGGTGGGCAACCACGCTGCCCGTTTCGGTGAACTTGATGGCGTTGCTGATCAGGTTGAACATGATCTGGCGCAAGCGCGTGGTGTCGGCATTGACCCACTCTGGCAGATCGGCTGCAGCAGTCATGGTCAAAGTGAGGCCCTTGTCGCGGGCCGCCACCTGCATCAAGCCGTC
This region of Hydrogenophaga crassostreae genomic DNA includes:
- a CDS encoding Tex family protein, which gives rise to MQKIIAQIAQEIKVQVQQVIAAVELLDGGATVPFIARYRKEATNGLDDIQLRELEYRLTYLRELEDRRASVLKNIDEQGKLTDTLRAAIAAAPTKQELEDLYLPFKQKRRTKGQIAREFGIEPLADKLWADPTLDPATEAEAFTRPAEVLDDGKPGPDFSTVPAVLDGVRDLLSERWAEDAGLLQNLREWLWNEGLFKSTLVAGKDENHPDVAKFRDYFEYDEPISRVPSHRALAVFRGRTLEILDAKLVVPEAEPTLTATGRPAPVVSLAEGRIALHLGWSHKARAADDLLRKCVAWTWRVKLSLSSERDLFARLRESAEGVAIKVFADNLRDLLLAAPAGPKAVMGLDPGIRTGVKVAVVDVTGKLVDTATVFPHEPRRDWDGALHTLALLARKHGVSLIAIGNGTASRETDKLAADLIKMLEKAGQTGVQKVVVSEAGASVYSASEFASQEMPDVDVSLRGAASIARRLQDPLAELVKIDPKSIGVGQYQHDVNQSELARTLETVVEDCVNGVGVDLNTASVPLLSRVSGLSGSVAKAVVHWRETHGAFKSRKQLMDVAGLGAKTFEQSAGFLRIRGGENPLDMTGVHPETYSVVEQIIEKTGQPVAALMGRADMLKALRPELFANEKFGVITVKDILVELEKPGRDPRPDFQVARFNDGVDDISDLREGMILEGTVSNVAQFGAFIDLGVHQDGLVHVSQLANKFVNDAREIVKTGDIVKVKVMEVDVARKRIGLSMKLDATAPRREAGAARDNRFEPARQGHGGGRSGGQAPQAASAMASAFAKLQQPKS
- a CDS encoding ATP-binding protein, whose translation is MKFDPPSLARWQGRQWAAALVALLLVTLTPLLWIQWRQYHMLDDLAVNQVDSLMWQAYQLERESDRLKQSLQDVQASSRPIDPWHLAERYDVFLSRIDLLTNIPRRDLLSSSPEYSNAIGLVNSFVAYADPVFSRPQQLIDNAALRDQVIKRLSAMDLPLSELTRQANRAVARFVDERNRQLRQQGWLVVVLATVQILIMLLFVGLLVRHIRRQQLQYAELHGLSQALENARDQAEAANHGKSVFLANMSHEVRTPFQGLLGMLNLLNDASLDTQQRDYLQTARDSATHLLGVLNDILDVSTMESGTLRLSPAPMHLPGVVQEVDGLMQVAARDKGLTLTMTAAADLPEWVNADTTRLRQIMFNLISNAIKFTETGSVVAHLALDPKGQSGILFTVRDTGVGMTAEAQKQLFTRFYQADDTPRRRMGGTGLGLEISRNLARMMGGDIAVQSSLGSGSVFTATLKLTATTPPPTHATIGADLGSSPRLRILVAEDHPINLKYMNILLQKMGHEATFCENGQEALKLLDQQAFDLVLLDYHMPVLDGLATTQAIRALEGPRSHISIILVTADVVNDTRKRAREVGVNEFVSKPLQVKELQSAIARCSLPDFGARGDEVPEATAPLASVLPFSSYEAPVHLPDAEQPINALIDSESYEEILQLMPPDSLDELLKTVFDGPDGTAHVLAQCIIDGDRAAIGYNAHKLKGTAMLMGFRSMVATSTQIEYLAMQTEDPIDGELGQQVLREAALTRKAISRFSLTAAE